Proteins encoded in a region of the Raphanus sativus cultivar WK10039 chromosome 8, ASM80110v3, whole genome shotgun sequence genome:
- the LOC130499114 gene encoding putative FBD-associated F-box protein At1g50980 codes for MDDKVKKRDLICELPDELLLKILSSLPSKDAVATSVLSKRWQSLWKEMKTFRYDEELRCGNARIASKLTLFISRRSRVEILQLKLTPCYEKTIIKRLVNNAVARSLRELRIEMVYDSFELPESLFSCPQLETLILQKLSLVDVPPNADLSSLKHLHLLSVRFSYDESVKTLLSICPRLEELVVRRSSYTNVKIFAINVPTLRSLSVDNSSGKSRPKGVHGFEINAPSLRCFSIRDSFSNYLRFRNMPKLVKSTVNVVCDIMI; via the coding sequence ATGGATGATAAAGTTAAAAAGAGAGATTTAATTTGTGAACTTCCAGATGAGTTGCTGTTGAAGATACTGTCTTCGCTTCCTAGTAAAGATGCTGTAGCCACGAGTGTCTTGTCGAAACGGTGGCAATCTCTTTGGAAGGAGATGAAGACATTCAGATATGATGAGGAACTTCGATGTGGTAATGCTAGAATTGCTTCTAAGCTTACGCTATTTATAAGTAGAAGATCAAGAGTAGAGATCTTGCAGCTCAAGCTGACCCCATGTTATGAAAAAACAATCATCAAACGTTTGGTTAACAATGCAGTTGCTCGCTCTTTGAGAGAGCTGAGAATTGAGATGGTTTACGATTCATTCGAGTTGCCTGAAAGCTTGTTTTCCTGTCCACAACTTGAAACCCTAATACTCCAGAAACTAAGCCTCGTGGATGTTCCACCTAATGCTGATTTGTCCAGCCTCAAACATCTCCACCTTTTATCAGTTAGGTTTTCATACGACGAATCTGTGAAAACGCTTCTAAGCATATGTCCACGTCTTGAAGAATTGGTTGTGAGACGAAGCTCCTATACAAATGTGAAGATATTTGCCATCAATGTCCCTACGCTGAGGAGTTTGTCTGTCGATAATTCGTCTGGGAAATCTAGGCCTAAAGGTGTCCACGGGTTTGAGATTAATGCACCTTCTTTGAGGTGTTTTAGCATTAGGGATAGCTTCAGCAACTATTTACGGTTTAGAAATATGCCAAAGCTGGTCAAGTCTACTGTCAACGTTGTTTGTGACATTATGATATGA